From Skermanella sp. TT6, a single genomic window includes:
- a CDS encoding OmpW/AlkL family protein: MFRSWRVACAVSALTAALFAAGTPAPASAQEAAAFKPKAAGDFNVRLRGIGVVPTERGGIKFNDGTPTGLDAKLGNDYVPEVDFSYFVTDNIALELIAATTKHEVDAGTAIGLGSVWLLPPTLTLQYHFAPKERFSPYVGAGVNYTIFYNEKRGEAQSIKYDDSFGVALQAGFDYAISGPWSLNVDVKKLWLSTDVKASVLGGVPVKADVDINPWIFGVGIGYRF, from the coding sequence ATGTTTCGTTCCTGGCGTGTCGCCTGTGCCGTTTCTGCCCTGACTGCAGCCCTGTTCGCCGCCGGCACCCCGGCCCCGGCCAGCGCCCAGGAAGCTGCCGCCTTCAAGCCGAAGGCCGCCGGCGACTTCAATGTCCGCCTGCGCGGCATCGGCGTGGTGCCGACCGAGCGCGGCGGCATCAAGTTCAACGACGGGACGCCGACCGGCCTGGACGCCAAACTCGGCAACGACTACGTCCCGGAAGTCGACTTCTCCTACTTCGTGACCGACAACATCGCCCTGGAGCTGATTGCTGCCACCACGAAGCATGAAGTGGACGCGGGCACCGCCATCGGCCTGGGCAGCGTGTGGCTTCTGCCGCCGACCCTGACCCTGCAGTACCATTTCGCTCCCAAGGAGCGGTTCAGCCCCTATGTCGGTGCCGGCGTCAACTACACCATCTTCTACAACGAGAAGAGGGGTGAGGCTCAGTCGATCAAGTATGACGACAGCTTCGGCGTCGCGCTGCAGGCCGGCTTCGACTACGCGATCTCCGGCCCGTGGTCGCTGAACGTGGACGTCAAGAAGCTGTGGCTGAGCACCGACGTCAAGGCAAGCGTCCTTGGCGGCGTCCCGGTGAAGGCCGACGTGGACATCAACCCCTGGATCTTCGGCGTCGGCATCGGCTACCGCTTCTAA
- a CDS encoding N-acetylglutaminylglutamine amidotransferase, whose amino-acid sequence MCGICGEIRLDRSAADGRAVNAMADVLAPRGPDSAGAFAQGRVAFGHRRLKIIDLSDAAQQPMVDPALGLTIVFNGCIYNYPELRARLEEEGYRFFSHGDTEVMLKAYHAWGPRFVEKLYGMFAFAIWERESGRVVMGRDRLGIKPLYLAETPGMIRFASTLPALVAAGGIDTDIDPVALHHYMSFHAVVPAPMTILKGVRKLPPATLLTIEPDGTKREEVYWTVKFGPQAGDGSLSESDWQDLVLETLRKAVERRLVSDVPVGVLLSGGLDSSIIVALLAEAGQHGLQTFSIGFETVGNERGDEFQYSDIIAQRFETDHHKLFVDSSRTLPELQNCVRAMAEPMVSHDAIGFYLLSQEVAKHVKVVQSGQGADEIFGGYHWYPPMMESRDPVSDYARVFFDRDQAEMARVLDPRMVGDDHSRAFVERHFAQPGADRPIDKAMRLDTTVMLVDDPVKRVDNMTMAWGLEGRVPFLDHDLVELAARVPPELKIAEGGKYVLKEAGRRVVPSEVIDRPKGYFPMPALKYLRGPYLDLVRDVLNEPRARERGLFQRDYVDRLLAEPDSHITPLRGSKLWQVALLEFWLQTHGI is encoded by the coding sequence ATGTGTGGCATTTGCGGTGAGATAAGGCTCGATCGAAGCGCCGCCGACGGCAGGGCGGTCAATGCCATGGCCGACGTGCTGGCGCCGCGCGGCCCCGACAGCGCGGGTGCCTTCGCGCAGGGCCGCGTGGCGTTCGGCCACCGCCGCCTCAAGATCATCGACCTGTCCGACGCCGCCCAGCAGCCCATGGTCGACCCGGCCCTGGGCCTGACCATCGTGTTCAACGGCTGCATCTACAATTACCCGGAACTGCGCGCCCGGCTCGAGGAGGAGGGCTACCGGTTCTTCTCCCACGGCGACACCGAGGTGATGCTGAAGGCCTACCATGCCTGGGGGCCGCGCTTCGTCGAGAAGCTGTACGGCATGTTCGCCTTCGCGATCTGGGAGCGCGAGAGCGGCCGGGTCGTGATGGGCCGCGACCGGCTCGGCATCAAGCCGCTGTACCTGGCCGAGACGCCGGGCATGATCCGGTTCGCCTCGACCCTGCCGGCCCTCGTCGCGGCCGGCGGCATCGATACCGACATCGATCCGGTGGCGCTGCACCACTACATGAGCTTCCACGCGGTCGTGCCGGCTCCCATGACCATCCTCAAGGGCGTGCGCAAGCTGCCGCCCGCGACGCTGCTCACCATCGAACCCGACGGGACGAAGCGCGAGGAGGTCTACTGGACCGTCAAGTTCGGCCCGCAGGCCGGTGACGGAAGCCTCTCCGAGAGCGACTGGCAGGACCTCGTCCTGGAGACCCTGCGCAAGGCGGTGGAGCGGCGGCTGGTGTCCGACGTGCCGGTCGGCGTGCTGCTGTCGGGCGGCCTCGACAGCTCGATCATCGTGGCGCTGCTGGCCGAGGCCGGGCAGCACGGGCTCCAGACCTTCTCGATCGGGTTCGAGACCGTCGGCAACGAGCGCGGCGACGAGTTCCAATATTCCGACATCATCGCCCAGCGGTTCGAGACCGACCACCACAAGCTGTTCGTGGACAGCAGCCGGACCCTGCCGGAACTGCAGAACTGCGTCCGCGCCATGGCGGAGCCGATGGTCAGCCACGACGCGATCGGCTTCTACCTGCTGTCGCAGGAGGTGGCGAAGCACGTCAAGGTCGTGCAGAGCGGGCAGGGGGCCGACGAGATCTTCGGCGGCTACCATTGGTATCCGCCGATGATGGAGAGCCGCGACCCCGTGTCGGACTACGCGCGCGTCTTCTTCGACCGCGACCAGGCCGAGATGGCCCGGGTGCTCGACCCGCGCATGGTGGGCGACGACCACAGTCGCGCCTTCGTCGAGCGCCATTTCGCCCAGCCCGGCGCCGACCGGCCGATCGACAAGGCCATGCGACTCGACACCACCGTCATGCTGGTGGACGACCCGGTCAAGCGGGTGGACAACATGACCATGGCCTGGGGGCTGGAAGGCCGCGTCCCCTTCCTCGACCACGACCTGGTCGAGCTGGCGGCGCGGGTCCCGCCCGAGCTGAAGATCGCCGAGGGCGGCAAATACGTCCTGAAGGAGGCCGGGCGCCGCGTCGTCCCGTCCGAGGTGATCGACCGGCCCAAGGGCTATTTCCCGATGCCCGCGCTGAAGTACCTGCGCGGACCCTACCTGGACCTCGTCCGCGACGTGCTGAACGAGCCCAGGGCGCGCGAGCGCGGGCTGTTCCAGCGCGACTACGTCGATCGACTTCTGGCCGAGCCGGACAGCCACATCACGCCGCTCCGCGGCTCCAAGCTCTGGCAGGTGGCCCTCTTGGAATTCTGGCTCCAGACACACGGCATCTGA
- the ngg gene encoding N-acetylglutaminylglutamine synthetase yields MTQPSNPRSQHRLERRNAPSLRNWYSRDQHHPDQTGYEENATVDCGWGRLLFAHTFPALPELAGALREETPGRRDIALYLRDPHVALSLAPQELFLDPSHTYRLWLENYRPSRRRPRGFTVRRLRTVEDAEAINRIYASRNMVQVPPHFFHDKRNSRVLTYFVAVDAATGNVIGSVTGVDHGRAFNDPENGSSLWCLAVDPQAPFPGIGENLVRTLAEHFQARGRSFMDLSVMHDNVNAIALYEKLGFQRVPVFALKTKNSINEKLYVGPPPDETLNPYAMIIINEARRRGIGVDVVDAEGGYFTLSYGGRSITCRESLSELTTAVAMSRCDDKAVTRRLMVKAGLKVPAQQAAAKPEDDAAFLEKHGSIVVKPARGEQGKGITVDVRTPEAVAKAVAEARNHAETVLLEQFFQGDDLRIIVIDYRVVAAAIRRPAEVTGTGEHTVRELIEAQSRRRAAATGGESRIPMDAETERCVAANGYSMTDKLPEGQVLPVRKTANLHTGGTIHDVTDRLHRTLVDAAIAGAKALDIPVVGFDFLVPSVTEPDYVIIEANERPGLANHEPQPTAERFVDLLFPNTKLLSNG; encoded by the coding sequence ATGACCCAGCCTTCCAACCCAAGGTCCCAGCATCGTCTGGAGCGGCGCAACGCGCCGTCGCTCCGCAACTGGTACTCGCGCGACCAGCACCATCCCGACCAGACCGGCTACGAGGAGAACGCGACGGTCGATTGCGGCTGGGGCCGGCTGCTGTTCGCCCATACCTTCCCCGCCCTGCCCGAACTGGCCGGGGCGCTGCGGGAGGAGACGCCGGGCCGGCGCGACATCGCGCTGTACCTGCGCGACCCGCACGTGGCGCTGTCGCTGGCGCCGCAGGAGCTGTTCCTCGACCCGTCGCATACATACCGGCTGTGGCTGGAGAACTACCGGCCGAGCCGGCGCCGGCCGCGCGGCTTCACGGTGCGCCGGCTGCGGACGGTGGAGGACGCCGAGGCGATCAACCGCATCTATGCCAGCCGCAACATGGTGCAGGTCCCGCCCCACTTCTTCCACGACAAGCGCAACAGCCGGGTCCTCACCTATTTCGTCGCGGTCGATGCGGCGACCGGCAACGTGATCGGCTCGGTCACCGGCGTGGACCACGGGCGGGCCTTCAACGACCCGGAGAACGGCTCGTCCCTGTGGTGCCTGGCGGTCGATCCGCAGGCTCCGTTCCCCGGGATCGGCGAGAACCTGGTGCGGACGCTGGCGGAGCATTTCCAGGCCCGCGGCCGCAGCTTCATGGACCTGTCCGTGATGCACGACAACGTCAATGCCATAGCCCTCTACGAGAAGCTGGGGTTCCAGCGGGTGCCGGTGTTCGCCTTGAAGACGAAGAACTCGATCAACGAGAAGCTCTATGTCGGGCCGCCGCCCGACGAGACGCTGAACCCCTACGCGATGATCATCATCAACGAGGCCCGGCGCCGCGGCATCGGGGTCGACGTGGTGGACGCCGAGGGCGGCTATTTCACCCTCAGCTACGGCGGCCGGTCGATCACCTGCCGGGAAAGCCTCAGCGAGCTGACCACCGCGGTCGCCATGAGCCGCTGCGACGACAAGGCGGTCACCCGCCGGCTGATGGTCAAGGCGGGGCTGAAGGTCCCAGCCCAGCAGGCCGCGGCCAAGCCGGAGGACGACGCCGCCTTCCTGGAGAAGCACGGCTCGATCGTGGTCAAGCCGGCGCGGGGCGAACAGGGCAAGGGCATCACGGTCGATGTCCGCACGCCCGAGGCGGTCGCCAAGGCGGTGGCCGAGGCGCGCAACCACGCGGAGACCGTGCTGCTGGAGCAGTTCTTCCAGGGTGACGACCTGCGGATCATCGTGATCGACTACCGCGTCGTGGCCGCGGCGATCCGCCGGCCGGCCGAGGTGACGGGGACCGGCGAGCACACCGTCCGGGAGCTGATCGAGGCGCAGAGCCGGCGCCGCGCCGCCGCGACCGGCGGCGAGAGCCGCATTCCCATGGATGCCGAGACGGAACGATGCGTCGCCGCCAACGGCTACTCCATGACCGACAAGCTGCCGGAGGGGCAGGTCCTGCCGGTCCGCAAGACCGCCAACCTTCACACCGGCGGCACTATTCACGATGTCACGGACCGGCTGCACAGGACGTTGGTGGATGCCGCCATCGCCGGCGCCAAGGCATTGGATATACCCGTCGTCGGTTTCGATTTCCTCGTGCCGTCGGTGACGGAGCCCGACTATGTCATCATTGAGGCTAATGAACGCCCCGGCCTTGCCAATCATGAACCTCAGCCCACGGCCGAACGTTTTGTTGACCTTCTCTTCCCCAATACCAAGCTATTGTCCAATGGATAG
- a CDS encoding osmoprotectant NAGGN system M42 family peptidase translates to MQGLPTERSQATSNAPDGQALAPPARPAIDMDYVLSMLESLLKIPSPTGYTDEIVHFCGRELKRLGIPFELTRRGAIRADIKGRLNSPDRAIVAHVDTLGAQVKGLKPNGRLEVVAIGTWSARFAEGARCTIFTDHGSYRGTILPLKASGHTYNEEIDSQPVAWTNLEVRVDAVCSNTADLIRHGFNVGDFVAIDPQPEFQPNGFINSRHLDDKAGVAVLFGAAKAVLDSGVELPVDCHLLLTISEEVGSGASSVLHGDVAEMVSIDNATPAPGQNSRESGVTIAMADSTGPFDYHLTHKLLDLCSDYDIRHQRDIFRFYRCDSAAAIEAGNDIRTALVCFGVDSSHGYERTHVHALRSLAELVALYMQSDVTFERDRHAMGPLTGFPHQKTEPAEAAE, encoded by the coding sequence ATGCAAGGCCTACCTACCGAAAGATCGCAGGCGACTTCGAACGCGCCGGACGGCCAGGCGCTCGCCCCCCCGGCCCGGCCGGCGATCGACATGGATTATGTCCTGTCCATGCTGGAGAGCCTGCTGAAGATCCCGAGCCCGACCGGCTATACCGACGAGATCGTGCATTTCTGCGGGCGCGAGCTGAAACGGCTGGGGATCCCGTTCGAGCTGACCCGGCGCGGCGCGATCCGCGCCGACATCAAGGGCCGGCTCAACAGCCCGGACCGGGCGATCGTCGCCCATGTCGACACGCTCGGCGCCCAGGTGAAGGGCCTGAAGCCCAACGGCCGGCTGGAAGTGGTCGCCATCGGCACCTGGTCCGCCCGGTTCGCCGAGGGCGCCCGCTGCACCATCTTCACCGACCACGGCTCCTACCGCGGCACGATCCTGCCGCTGAAGGCGTCGGGCCACACCTACAACGAGGAGATCGACTCCCAGCCCGTCGCCTGGACCAACCTGGAGGTCCGGGTGGACGCGGTCTGCTCCAACACGGCCGACCTGATCCGGCACGGCTTCAACGTCGGCGACTTCGTGGCGATCGACCCGCAGCCCGAGTTCCAGCCCAACGGCTTCATCAATTCCCGCCACCTGGACGACAAGGCGGGCGTCGCCGTGCTGTTCGGCGCGGCCAAGGCGGTGCTCGACTCCGGCGTGGAACTTCCGGTCGACTGCCATCTGCTGCTAACCATCTCGGAAGAGGTCGGCTCGGGAGCCTCGTCGGTCCTGCACGGCGACGTGGCGGAGATGGTCTCCATCGACAACGCGACCCCGGCGCCGGGACAGAACAGCCGCGAATCGGGCGTCACCATCGCGATGGCCGACAGCACCGGGCCGTTCGACTACCACCTGACCCACAAGCTGCTGGACCTGTGCTCGGACTACGACATCCGGCACCAGCGCGACATCTTCCGCTTCTACCGGTGCGACAGCGCCGCCGCGATCGAGGCCGGCAACGACATCCGCACGGCCCTGGTCTGCTTCGGCGTGGACAGCTCCCACGGCTACGAGCGTACCCATGTCCATGCGCTGCGCTCCCTGGCCGAACTGGTGGCGCTCTACATGCAGAGCGATGTCACCTTCGAGCGCGACCGCCACGCCATGGGTCCGCTGACCGGATTTCCGCACCAGAAGACGGAGCCGGCCGAAGCGGCCGAATAG
- a CDS encoding sensor histidine kinase — protein sequence MAVGLDPFVLGAASREPDRSLLLARSLTRRLRFVAVLTVVFVAGLTAVFLLLFREVESREQAVRTTYETRFALETLRGAFDRAAAPGAERPDLLRERIAEVGEALSTLSRVAAGDGANRAELERLVGFVRERLDEPDGPGDAAEVDRRIEALQAGQEADLKERIAWIDRLGDCALYGGGALGCAKVLILGVLLGQAARMARREADMVGERAVLLRELNHRVGNSLATAVAFLQLQAAQISDPRLLGTFREAQNRIMALGQVHRRLLQAEAVTALDLSTLLPGLADELARSLGAEERVSVTADPAVVPVEVAIAMAIIMTELTTNAVLHGCRKDAGCDVAIRLDAGTDGGLSLSVRDSGGGLPADFDPRASGRAGLRIVAALVDQVGGSLSYEADGFTEARVRVPSRIP from the coding sequence GTGGCGGTAGGACTGGACCCGTTCGTCCTGGGCGCGGCATCCCGGGAGCCGGACCGGTCCCTGTTGCTGGCGCGCTCCCTGACCCGGCGGCTGCGGTTCGTGGCCGTCCTGACGGTGGTCTTCGTCGCCGGGCTCACGGCGGTCTTCCTGCTGCTGTTCCGCGAGGTCGAATCCCGGGAACAGGCGGTCCGCACCACTTACGAGACGCGCTTTGCCCTGGAGACCCTGCGGGGCGCCTTCGACCGGGCGGCGGCTCCCGGAGCGGAGCGGCCCGACCTCCTCCGCGAGCGCATCGCCGAGGTCGGGGAGGCGCTTTCGACCCTCTCCCGGGTGGCAGCCGGGGACGGTGCGAACCGCGCGGAACTGGAGCGGCTCGTCGGCTTCGTCCGGGAGAGGCTGGACGAGCCCGACGGTCCCGGCGACGCCGCCGAGGTCGACCGGCGGATCGAGGCGCTCCAGGCCGGCCAGGAGGCTGACCTGAAGGAGCGGATCGCCTGGATCGACCGCCTGGGCGACTGCGCCCTGTACGGGGGAGGGGCGCTCGGCTGCGCGAAGGTCCTGATCCTGGGCGTGCTGCTCGGGCAGGCGGCCCGCATGGCTCGGCGGGAGGCGGACATGGTCGGGGAGCGGGCGGTCCTGCTGCGGGAACTGAACCACAGGGTCGGCAACAGCCTGGCGACCGCCGTCGCGTTCCTCCAGCTCCAGGCGGCGCAGATCAGCGATCCCCGGCTGCTCGGGACATTCCGGGAGGCCCAGAACCGCATCATGGCGCTGGGCCAGGTCCATCGCCGGCTGCTCCAGGCGGAAGCCGTCACGGCCCTGGACCTTTCGACCCTGCTGCCCGGCCTCGCCGACGAACTCGCGCGGAGCCTGGGGGCCGAGGAGCGGGTCTCGGTCACCGCCGATCCGGCCGTCGTTCCGGTCGAGGTGGCCATCGCCATGGCCATCATCATGACCGAACTGACGACCAACGCCGTGCTCCACGGCTGCCGGAAGGATGCCGGCTGCGACGTCGCGATCCGGCTGGACGCGGGAACGGACGGCGGCCTCTCCCTGTCGGTGCGGGATTCGGGGGGAGGGCTGCCGGCGGATTTCGACCCGCGGGCGTCCGGCAGGGCCGGTCTGAGGATCGTCGCCGCGCTGGTGGATCAGGTCGGGGGAAGCTTGAGCTACGAGGCCGACGGCTTCACCGAGGCCCGCGTACGGGTACCGTCCCGAATCCCGTGA
- a CDS encoding cold-shock protein, with protein sequence MSRFSQHNAMSFDDGAQARALVKWFNVTKGFGFVAPVDGSPDAFLHISVLNRAGLQELSDGTEILCTISQGPKGPQVTRIVEVVGGAPASARPAGGDRYGDRGGYGGGDRYGDRDSYGGGDRYGSDRGGYGGGYGGDRYGDSDYGASSGGPEVEMSGTVKWFKPDKGFGFVTADDASKDVFVHKSVLRRCGLMQLEAGQRVQMRVQDAAKGREATWIMPL encoded by the coding sequence TTGTCTCGCTTCAGTCAGCACAACGCCATGTCGTTCGACGATGGCGCCCAGGCTCGGGCCCTGGTGAAATGGTTCAATGTAACCAAGGGCTTTGGTTTCGTCGCTCCGGTTGACGGATCTCCGGACGCATTCCTCCACATCTCGGTATTGAACAGGGCGGGCCTGCAGGAGCTGAGCGACGGCACCGAAATCCTGTGCACGATCAGCCAGGGGCCGAAGGGTCCCCAGGTCACGCGCATCGTCGAGGTGGTCGGCGGCGCGCCGGCCTCCGCCCGGCCCGCCGGCGGCGACCGTTACGGCGATCGCGGCGGCTACGGCGGCGGCGACCGCTACGGCGACCGTGACAGCTATGGCGGCGGCGACCGCTACGGCAGCGACCGCGGCGGCTATGGCGGCGGTTACGGCGGCGACCGCTACGGCGACAGCGACTACGGCGCGTCCTCGGGCGGCCCCGAGGTCGAGATGTCGGGCACGGTCAAGTGGTTCAAGCCGGACAAGGGCTTCGGCTTCGTCACCGCCGACGACGCGAGCAAGGACGTCTTCGTCCACAAGAGCGTGCTGCGCCGCTGCGGCCTGATGCAGCTGGAAGCCGGCCAGCGCGTGCAGATGCGCGTGCAGGACGCCGCCAAGGGCCGCGAAGCGACCTGGATCATGCCGCTCTGA
- a CDS encoding long-chain-fatty-acid--CoA ligase produces the protein MADPAANLAEFPWARSYPTDIDWHADIPTAPLHRLMDDAVARFGDRPCIDFMDKRYTYAQIGALVDKAARGFQDMGVGKGSKVGLFLPNTPYFVICYYGVLKAGGTVVNFNPLYAEREIAKQIEDSDTDIMVTLDLAVLYGKIAKMLSQTRLKRIVVARMADILPFPKNWLFPIVKRKDVARIPSDDRHLAFSRLVANAGRPAPVEIDPDEDVAVLQYTGGTTGVPKGAMLTHANIYANAIQSRLWCTDARPGHERMLGVLPLFHVFAMTGVMNLPLVLGAEMVLVPRFELDNVIRLIQSKKPTLFPAVPTIYTAIVNHKDIGSYDLSSIRFCLSGGAPLPVEVKHAFETKTGCKLVEGYGLSESSPVATANPMYGVNKAGSIGIPLPGTVIEIVSLDDRSRLVPPGEKGEVCIRGPQVMKGYWKRPGETAEALADGRLHTGDVGYMDEDGYTFIVDRIKDMILCGGYNVYPRNVEEAIYLHPAVAECVVAGVPDPYRGQTVKAYVKLAEGHGLTREDLAEFLRDKLSPIEIPKHLELRDELPKTMIGKLSRKALLEEEEARRSGRQSTQD, from the coding sequence ATGGCCGATCCGGCAGCGAATCTCGCAGAATTCCCGTGGGCGCGTTCCTATCCCACCGATATCGACTGGCACGCCGACATCCCGACGGCGCCGCTCCACCGCCTCATGGACGATGCGGTCGCCCGATTCGGCGACAGGCCGTGCATCGACTTCATGGACAAGCGCTACACCTACGCCCAGATCGGCGCCCTGGTCGACAAGGCGGCCCGGGGCTTCCAGGACATGGGCGTGGGCAAGGGCAGCAAGGTCGGGCTGTTCCTGCCCAACACGCCCTATTTCGTGATCTGCTATTACGGCGTGCTGAAGGCCGGCGGCACCGTGGTCAACTTCAACCCGCTCTACGCCGAGCGGGAGATCGCCAAGCAGATCGAGGACAGCGACACCGACATCATGGTCACCCTCGACCTGGCGGTGCTCTACGGCAAGATCGCCAAGATGCTCAGCCAGACGCGGCTGAAGCGGATCGTCGTCGCCCGCATGGCCGACATCCTGCCCTTCCCGAAGAACTGGCTGTTCCCGATCGTCAAGCGCAAGGACGTCGCCCGCATCCCGTCAGACGACCGGCACCTGGCCTTCTCCCGGCTGGTCGCCAATGCCGGCCGGCCGGCCCCGGTGGAGATCGACCCGGACGAGGATGTGGCCGTGCTCCAGTACACCGGCGGGACCACGGGCGTGCCCAAGGGCGCCATGCTGACCCACGCCAACATCTACGCCAATGCCATCCAGTCGCGCCTGTGGTGCACCGACGCCAGGCCGGGGCACGAGCGCATGCTGGGCGTGCTGCCGCTGTTCCACGTCTTCGCCATGACCGGCGTGATGAACCTGCCGCTGGTGCTCGGCGCCGAGATGGTACTGGTCCCCCGCTTCGAGCTGGACAACGTGATCCGGCTGATCCAGTCCAAGAAGCCGACGCTGTTCCCCGCGGTGCCGACGATCTACACCGCGATCGTCAACCACAAGGACATCGGCTCCTACGACCTGTCGTCGATCCGCTTCTGCCTGTCGGGCGGGGCGCCCCTGCCGGTCGAGGTGAAGCACGCGTTCGAGACCAAGACCGGCTGCAAGCTAGTCGAGGGATACGGCCTGTCGGAAAGCTCGCCGGTCGCCACGGCCAACCCCATGTACGGGGTCAACAAGGCCGGCTCGATCGGAATCCCGCTGCCCGGCACCGTGATCGAGATCGTCAGCCTGGACGACCGTTCCCGCCTGGTTCCCCCGGGCGAGAAGGGCGAGGTCTGCATCCGCGGCCCGCAGGTGATGAAAGGGTACTGGAAGCGCCCGGGCGAGACCGCGGAGGCGCTGGCCGACGGCCGCCTGCATACCGGCGACGTCGGGTACATGGACGAGGACGGCTATACCTTCATCGTCGACCGGATCAAGGACATGATCCTGTGCGGCGGCTACAACGTCTATCCGCGCAACGTGGAGGAGGCGATCTACCTGCATCCCGCCGTGGCGGAATGCGTGGTCGCTGGCGTGCCGGACCCGTACCGGGGGCAGACCGTCAAGGCCTATGTCAAGCTGGCCGAGGGTCACGGGCTGACGCGGGAGGACCTGGCGGAGTTCTTGCGCGACAAGCTGTCGCCCATCGAGATCCCCAAGCACCTGGAACTCCGCGACGAGCTGCCGAAGACCATGATCGGCAAGCTGTCCCGCAAGGCGCTGCTGGAGGAGGAGGAAGCCCGCCGCTCCGGCCGCCAGTCCACCCAGGACTGA
- a CDS encoding LuxR C-terminal-related transcriptional regulator, protein MRILIGDDHALFREGINRLLEQIFSDADYVQAATYQEVMAQCSGSEPPDLILTDLQMPGWPGFEGIRQIKALLPKTALVVVSASENGTDARQAIEHGAGGFIPKSSSVQIMVSALRLVLAGGVYMPHALMNSSGTSGLTSVPRDHAVVAEPASGVSLTQRQRDVLACLREGKSNKQIAYELGLSEGTVKIHVTAIFKSLGVKNRTQAVISASRYAMR, encoded by the coding sequence ATGCGTATTCTGATCGGTGACGACCACGCGCTGTTCCGCGAAGGCATCAATAGGCTGCTGGAGCAGATTTTTTCCGATGCCGACTATGTCCAGGCGGCGACCTACCAGGAAGTCATGGCGCAGTGCTCCGGGAGCGAGCCGCCCGACCTGATCCTGACCGACCTCCAGATGCCGGGCTGGCCCGGTTTCGAAGGCATCCGCCAGATCAAGGCGCTGCTGCCCAAGACCGCGCTGGTGGTGGTGTCCGCGTCGGAGAACGGCACCGACGCCCGTCAGGCGATCGAGCACGGCGCCGGCGGCTTCATTCCCAAGTCGTCGAGCGTGCAGATCATGGTCAGCGCGCTGCGGCTGGTGCTGGCCGGCGGCGTCTACATGCCGCACGCCCTGATGAACTCCTCCGGGACCAGCGGCCTGACCAGCGTGCCGCGCGACCATGCCGTGGTGGCCGAGCCCGCCTCCGGCGTCAGCCTGACCCAGCGCCAGCGCGATGTCCTGGCCTGCCTGCGCGAGGGCAAGTCGAACAAGCAGATCGCCTACGAGCTGGGCCTGTCCGAAGGCACGGTGAAGATCCACGTGACGGCGATCTTCAAGTCGCTGGGCGTCAAGAACCGCACCCAGGCGGTGATCAGCGCGTCCCGCTACGCGATGCGCTGA
- a CDS encoding thioesterase family protein — MNLVFRMVKVLLAALFGRRLDLMDESVLTFRVWPNDLDVNLHMNNGRYLTVMDLGRTDLMIRCGLARPILRNRWMPVLGEASVRFRRSLKPFQRFRLHTRVLGWDAKWVYMEHRIESMDGRVAAAATVRGLFKSPAGTVEPAEILRLLGRDTESPPIPLPVPLHPHMTEEI; from the coding sequence ATGAACCTGGTCTTCCGCATGGTCAAGGTCCTGCTGGCCGCCCTGTTCGGGCGGCGGCTGGACCTGATGGACGAGTCGGTCCTGACGTTCCGGGTGTGGCCCAACGACCTGGACGTCAACCTGCACATGAACAACGGCCGCTACCTGACGGTCATGGACCTCGGCCGGACCGACCTGATGATCCGCTGCGGGCTGGCGCGGCCGATCCTGAGGAACCGCTGGATGCCGGTGCTGGGCGAGGCCAGCGTCCGGTTCCGGCGGTCGCTGAAGCCGTTCCAGCGGTTCAGGCTGCATACCCGCGTCCTGGGCTGGGACGCCAAGTGGGTCTACATGGAGCACCGCATCGAGTCGATGGACGGCCGAGTCGCGGCGGCCGCGACGGTGCGCGGGCTGTTCAAGAGCCCGGCCGGAACCGTGGAACCGGCCGAAATACTGCGACTCCTGGGCCGGGACACCGAGTCGCCGCCTATTCCCCTGCCCGTCCCCCTGCATCCTCATATGACAGAAGAGATATGA